The genomic segment CGAGGCAGGCAGTGCCATCAATTAGAGCAGGGAGGCAGCgggtgtgtttgttgttttgtagCCCAATTTTCTGACTCTTGAAGACTGACACCTTGCCACTTGGAGATCTAGTGACCTGGGGAGCTTCCCTGACCCACCACATTCCTGGAGAGACCGAAGCGGGGAGAAGCTGTGTCCTCGAGTTCTTAGGACCCGCAGGGTCCGCTGGAAAATTCAGGGTGTTCtggggcagggaaggagagatCGTGCCCGCTTTGTTCAGGGATGTGGCTGCGGTTCCTGTAAGATTACGCGGGGTGGCTTATCCTAGATTCTGTTCTGAGCCTTAACCCCAGGCCAGGTGCACTGGCCAGGTGCAGTCTGGGGGTTCCCCCGCCCCAGCGGGTCCGCGGAGACCGCGGGCTCTCAGACCCAGATAGAGAGGGGAAGCTGGTCTGCACGGTTCCCCAGAGCGGGGGGCGTGGCTGCAGGTGCCGCCCTGGCCCCGCCCAGCGAACTCATTTACATGCTTCCCGCGGCCCCGCCCGTGGTGGCTAAAGCTACGTGTCCTTGTCCCCCGTGGGCAGCCTCAGCGCGTGCGGCCTCGGATCGGATCCCCAGGTAAACCAAGGGGTTGGGGGGACTGGATGGGACTCCTGGGAGAGGACCCAGAGGCAGGACCAGATGGACGTCTGACTCAGGGTGGGAGGAAAGCACAGATGGTGGCTCCCACTCAGACTGGCTGGTGCCATCCACGTGGTGGAACTGGGGGCTGCTTCAGGGCCTTGGCAACTGTCAGTCTGACCTGGGAGCTGTTCTGGTTCTGAGAGTGTCTGGGCCTGTGTCATGTCCAGGAGAGCTGTAGATAGACATGCTGTCTAATGAGTGTTGCCTGTCCTGGGACAAatgacagtggtggtggtggtggtggtggtggtggtggtggggacccTATAAGCCAAGGTTGGGACCGCTTCCTGGGTGGTTAGAATAAATTGTCAAGGGTCACCTAGGTTCAGGAGGTACATGACAATAATAAGAGGCATGAGACCTGGAAAGGGTTCCCAGATCAGTAAGAAGAGGGAGACTGCAAGTAGGGGGAAAATGTGTGAGATCAGGGAGGACCATGGCTGAGTCAACATAGGGCTCGCGTGAATGGGAAGTGCAGAGGTGTCACTGTGCACCTGCGCTCAGCTGCACTGGCTATTGATAGCATTGCATTGGAAAACAGCAAGGAGACAGCCGTGCTGCCTGCTCCCGGGCCACACTGAATGACTGCAGAGGGGCTGTGTTCTCGATTTCAGTTCGAAGGGCCTTTTCCAGCCACCACCTTCCTGGGAAAACAAGCCATGAAGACCAAGAACCGACCTCCTCGGCGCCAGACATCCATGCAGGACACAGAAGCCACCCCAGGAGAGCAGAGTCCCGACAGACCCCAGTCAGGCTCCGGGGGATCTGAGCTGACGAAGGGTCTTCGGAGTAGGACGGCCCGTGCAGGTGGACCGCGAGCAGAGGTCAGCCGCCGGCGACAGGGGTCTGGTGGCCGCAGGGAGAATAGTATCCAGAGGCGACTGGAGAGTAATGAGCGGGAGCGACAACGGATGCATAAACTCAACAACGCCTTCCAAGCGCTGCGTGAGGTCATCCCGCACGTGCGGGCCGACAAGAAACTCTCCAAGATTGAGACCCTCACGCTGGCCAAGAACTATATCAAGTCGCTGACCGCCACCATACTTACTATGTCCAGCAGTCGCCTCCCAGGGCTGGAGGGGCCTGGTCCTGCGCCAGGTCCTAAACTCTACCAGCACTACCATcaccagcaacagcagcagcagcagcagcaacagcagcagcagcaggtggctGGGGCCACGCTAGGTGCCACGGAGGACCAGCCCCAGGGCCACTTGCAACGGTACTCTACACAGATCCACAGCTTCAGAGAGGGCAGCTAGCACCCgctctgggctctgggctggGTTCACAGTGCTGACCTGGTCTGCTCAGCTCAGCTCTGGTCCCTCCATGCCACAGGCCGGACTGATGATGACACTGTGGGTATTTTGTTGTTGACCAGAGTCTCTCGTGAgacccatgctggcctggaactcctcatcctcttgccttcaccttctctatggctgagattacaggcacgcaTCGCCGCATGGTGcggtgctaggaactgaaaaaGGGCTCTGTGCAGACTAAACCAGCTCTGGgcctactgagctacatcctgcAGCCCAAGGTTGAATCTCTGGTGACTCCATTTTCCTTGAACGTTGGCTCAGCCATCAACATGGGGAAGTTTTTCCTAGCCAGCCAGGGGGACAGCATCAAGGCATATTGAGGCCCAAATCTCTGAGGAAAGCCTGCCTAGTCCCTGCAACTCTTTCCACAGAACAGGCAGGATGGGAAGGCACTATCCTTCCTCACAGTTCTCTCTATGTGTGGTGGCCGCGGGGCGATTCCAGAAAGAACATTACTTTCAAGTGTCCCTGCTACTGCTGAGTCCAAGATCCCTCTTGTATTGTGGGTCTTCATGGAGGCTGGGCCCAAAGCGTCACCCACAATTCATCAGGGAATATAGCAGAGCCAAGATGGCAGCTTTTTCTGCACAAGCTGTCTTGAAAGCCCCAGATGTTCTGGGCTCAACTTAACAACTGGGCTTAGAAAGGCTTCATGGGACTTTAAGTGAATAAGTgggttctctccctccccccaaatgGAGACTTCTGGAAAGGTTCCAGTGCCCTAGGCCGTGACTGACCACAGCCTGAGTGGGGCCTGGGACCTGAGGCCCTGTGTGGGGACCAGGTAGGGTCTTTATGAAGAGGACCCTTGAGCCTCTATACAGGGATAGACCTGCCCTGGGCCTTCTGCAGGCTTCCCACACCCGCACCCCCCTATTCCAGGGGTGGACCACCATGCTTAATAAGTATCATTCTCTTGCCTTTGCCCCTGATGTATGGCTAGCCACGCGTTTTCTCACAGGCTCATGGAACATAGCTCTTGGTACTCTTGGTGTTTTCTCTGAGGCGGAAGCTGGAGTGACAGgcttgcccctcccccagcctgatCACTAATAACCAGGACTGGGTGGTTGGCAACCTAGCTGCCTCAAACCCAGCTTCCTTCTGTGGGGCGTTCCTGCCCCACTGGCTCTGCCAGGCTTCACTACTTTGCTGTCAACTGCTTGctggcttctccttcctctcttgtctctctgcCCAGAACTGTCCTGGAGTTCCTTGGGGCCCTTGCCCGCCCCCCTTTCTTTAGAGTGACAGGAATCTCACTATAATATGTACTCAGGTTGGTCGCAAattatgcagtccaggctggttttgaacttgcgcTTGgtccatccttctgcttcagcctcccaagaactgTGAACACAGGTATAGAGGGACAGCTCTGGTACCCCAAGAAACAATTAatagtgacactgggcctggggGTGTTGATTTCTCCATCCCTGTGAGACTTGAAGGTCTGGCCTCTTCACAGATCATAGGTCGGGTAGACTGAAGGCCTTTGTGTCTGTGATTCAGGGATGGTTACTGGGAAAGGTCAATAGTTAGGGAGTTTGCCAGTGTGAGCCGAGGCCAGGCACAACTCCAAGTTGGAAAGACAGAGCCCAGATATCCCTTGCTCTGGGGGGACCTGCCCTGTGGAACACAAAAGGCCTCTGCCGACAGGACAGCACTACAAACCCAGTGGCTGGCTTCCAGATGAGCCAAGGCCAGAGTGCAGCTCATTTTGCTGGCCCTTGCCTGGAAGTACAGCAAGGAAGGGAAGATGTCTGGCCAAACTTCTGCCCTCAGGCCTGCCTACAGCCTAGGGCTGTCCAGGGACACTGCCTTGCAGGGCTACAGCCTGGTGGCTTTGTGTCCCACGAGCTGGCACTTGCACCACCCCTGCTTCCCAGAGGATGGCATGGGCCTAGCTGTCCAGTTCTTTACCGGTGACAGACAGGACCTATGTGTCCCTTGGGAGGCTAGGGGGCAAGTCTGTGTTGCCAGTAAGGTCCGttggtctgtctctctgtctcaaacCCAggcttgtctgttttttgtttgtttgtttttaagacaggtctcatgtagtctaggttgacctccaacttgctatgtagtgaAGGAAgatgaacttttgatcctcctgcctctacctcttgcgTTGGGATTGACTACAGACATGTACCCCCTGCACCCAGTTTGGGCAgccctggggactgaacccagggcttgggGCATCTTTGGCAAGCTTTCTACCAAAATGATCGACACCCCCGGCCTGGTCTCTTCATCCCTGCTGGGTAATGAAGCTAATTTTACTCAAACCCCTGGACAAGAGGGATGGAGCCGTCCCCAACTGGGTCACCTGGACTGTGGATCCACCAGAACTGACCAGCGTCCCATCAACACTGGCAGAGAAACGCGGAATGTGACCTGTCTGGAAAAAGCCAAGATGAAGAGAACGGCCTGCACCCTGCCCATCACTGCGGTGAAATACTCTGTAAGTGACCTGAACTGGCTTTTTCCCCTAATGTTTCCCTTGAAGTACTAATGAAATCGCCAGCCGTATCTTCACTGAAAAGATCCCGCTGCCACCGTGCTTCGGTCCTTGGCACAGGGGCCTGGAGACCTGTGCCTTTTAATCCAGATCCTAATAAAAAGACGTCAGTCATGCCGttgtataaatttttattaaatagaaCATCTGAGGAGCTGAGACAATTTGGTGTCACTGAGGGGGTGAACAGCTGGTGCTGAGCAGCGAAAGGATGTGTCACCCTGGCTAAAGGGCAGAGTGGCAGGCACCCGTGTGGTACTCTGGTGAGAGACATCTGCAGGAGGACACCCAGGTCACAGCTGCTGGGGAACACACTGGGAACCCTGACACTGGCATGCAGACGGGAAGGTGACCCCTCGAACACCTCTCTACACAGGGGTGTGTCTGTTCCCACCTCTGGAAGTGCTGAGGACATGGGGCTCCTCAGGTGTCCTTGGGATGGGGCCCCGGTGTAGTTTCCTCTTAGCTTCTGGGGACACCCCTCATGCAGAATGTAACCCTTCTTGACCATGACATCACACGGAGGATTCCAGGGTAAACTGGTTAGGGGTCAGCCTGTCCTGGCTCAAAATGAACAGAGATGGGGCTCTGGCACCTTCTGGGCAGTGTCTGAAACACGAGACACCACCTGCGGGCACACACTCGTGCCGGGGCCAGCGCTAGGCCATGCCGGGAAGTCTGGAACTCCTGTCACAGGTCAGCAGGGGCCTTCTGCCCGGCCCTGGGTCACAGGACAGCCCGAGGCTCTGGCCACACCCCTCCACAAAGCACAGGATTGCACCCAAGTCTTAGGGTGCAAGATGCTTTACCCAGGCCTGGTTGCCCTGCAACAAGTCCTGGGCCAGGAGGCCCTGCCCCCACATCTGAAAGAGGGGCTAAATTGGGGTTCATGGTGGTGATTCTCGACATGGAAACTACCTTACAGTGCACCCCAGGAGGCATCCCAAATCAGGATAGGACCCACCTGGttcctgaggcaggatctcatgtagcccaggctcctgatcttgcctctgccttttgagtcctgggattacaggcatgcaccaccatgcctgctttgCTTATCTAGATGTTTGTTTACTTGtgacagtcttgctatgtagtcctagGCAGTCTCAAACTCAACAGTCTTCCTGCCTgagtctcctgagtgccaggcaTTTAGGCATCAGCCACCAAGCCCAACTCCTTTGCTTAACTTTTGAAGCAAAAACCCCATTTGGAAACCTGCTAAGGGATGACCGCAGACTGAGAGACCTGTAGAACTGAACCTTACAGCTGTTTCTCCTGGGGGTGACTTGGGGGTGATGAGGAGGGCCCCTCCCCAGATCTGCCTCTCAAGGGCCAGAATTTCTGGAGGGCTCTGTGCTTCTGGCCTGGAAAGCTGGGAGGCCTAACACAGAGGGACCAGGGTTGAGGGCCCAGGCAGTAGTTGTCTCCACTCTTCCCCCACAGCATCCTTCACAGACTGGAACACGCGTGGGTGTGCTCGCGGTTTCACATCTTCGGGCATTCTGTCAGTGCTTCAGAAATAGCCCACTTGGGCCTGACTCCCTGAACGTGTGTGGGCCTGGGTGACGCCCTCTCATACGACACAAGAAAGGCTCGGTTCTGGTCCTTCAGGCTCCAACCATCCTTGCCTCTGGGTGAGGAGAGGCCTCAGCAGTAAACGGGACCTTGACCATGGGCCTCCTGTTCCCTGGACACGTTCCTGGGTACCATGGTGGCATTGGCCCGGACAGAGATGTGGTCCCAGCCTCCCTACAAGCAGAAAGTCATGTCACTTAGAACCCAAGTATTCTTTCTCCCCAAAATTTTCCCACCAACCCGCAAGTCGAGTCTGGTGCACACGGTGCCACAAAACCGTCCCAGATGGCCAGTGTACTCACTCCAATGCCATAGTCCCAGCCCTGCCCCTTGGGTTCCCGAGGCTGGACACCCATGCGACGACACACTGTCCCCCGGCTCAGGCCATGGCTCCCCTGGACTTTGTTGGCTATCACCCAGACCTGGAACAGAACTTGGTTGGAGCTCCTGGCCCAGCTGTAGAGGGAGGAGCACCCTTGTCCCTGCCGCCAGTCGCCCGCTGTGCCCCTCACCTGGTCCAGCGGGCCCACAGACACTTTGCGCACATTGTTGGACACGTGCTCCCAACTGGAGCCTTGCGGATAGCTGGGGGTGATCCCTGCTCGATACCACAGGTTCCCTGGACGGAGAAGCAACCAAGGTCATCAGCAAGGTCTTTTTGGCCCATCTTGGCATGCTGTGGGGTCAACCCCAACTCCCCCTCGAATCCCTCACACCCAAGGGCTCTTGATGACCCACAGCCAGGCACCTGGGCCATAGCCagccctgtctctctgtgtgctagGCTTCATAATCGTCTCATTGTGCCTCTTGGAGCTGACAGCCTCAGCCGCTCTgagggagaagccaaggacaaagaatgttttaagcaaataaaaagaaaaccggATCTGGATCTAACTCCTGGGCTCcaagactgtttttgttttcttttctttttcagagcctcatgtagcccaggctggctttgaactcccgaTCCTGTTGCCTCCATCTCCGAATCCTGAGATCACTGGTGTGCAAACCACACCCAGGGTGTGTGGTACTTTGTGTGTGCAAGGCAGGTGCCCTACCGACTGAGCTGTGCGTTTTCTCCAGGGTTTGAGAGAGGGGATcgtactatgtagctcaggacaCCCTCTAAATGATCCTTTTGACACAGCCTTTCCGGGACAGAGCTTCTAAGACATGCTCTACCACGCCTGCCTTCATGCTTTCgagatggggtctcatgtgttctaggctggccctgaatttacTGAGGATGGCCTGAACTCTGCTCCTCTTGCCTCCCAGTGCTACCATGGCTCCAAAGTCTTGATTCTGCCTTTCCTACCCGTCTCATCAAGACAATCAGTAAGATCTTGAGAAGAATGAGCTAGGGCCCTGTCAGAGGGGACACAGGGATCAGAAATGGCCCTGTGCTGCCTATGGGGCTCCTTGTTCCACACCCAGGCATGGCTAGATGATGCTCTAGATGCATCTGGGGCTGCTCACACATCGGAGTAAGTCGGGGAGGGGACCAAGACTGGCTCTGAGCTGACATTTCTGGCCTCATGCAGGGTCCGAGGGGCTTTACTGATTGCCTTGGTCCAGACCCTGCCTGCATGACTCCTGGGGGTGAAGACTGGGCAGAGCTCCAGTGCCCTGTCTCCATGGTAACCACAGTGCAGGAGGGTAACATAATAGCTAAAATTCCTTGTCCCTAGGGAAACAACACAGGTCTGGACACTTCCAATGGGTCTTTGAGAAGGGATGTCACTCCAGCATACTGGTGGCCTGGTTGTGATCATAGCGGGGCCCTCTTGGGACCCCATCCTCCCCACTGACCATGCAGCCTCTCAAATGACTTGCCGTTTTCATCCAAGGCATATACTGATGTCTGGCCCACGGACACCTGTGTCAGCTTCTGTTTGGGAGGAGAGGGGATGTGGTACCAGCAGTCACCTGTGAGGGGAAAGCTGACTCAGGAGGTTATTGGAAGACCCCCCCACACCTGTGAGCCCAGGCCCAGGCTTGTCTAGTGCCCCGAAGCTCACAGCAGGCTGAGACCTTGCAGCCAGCCTTCAACTCCAGCTAAACAAATGTGTGGCTGGGGTTCAGTGTGTAAGCTGGGGGTCACAGAAGGCCACCTCAGGCTCTGCCACTCACCCAGTATCCCAGGTTTGCTCAGAGTCCTCTGGGGTCCAACCTAGGCTCTGATACCAAGCCCACCTCATCCATGGGACACAAAGGTGCCTAGCCTGGCACACAGTTGGGAGATGAACTCAGTGGCCACCCTTCAACCCCCTGCAAAACCCAGCAAAGAAAAGGCCAGCATGGCTCATGCCCCCAGATAATAAGGATGGTCCCACAGCTCAGGAGCCCTCACCAGAGGTGCTATTCCAGACTGTCCCTGTGTGGGTGAGGTGGCCTCTGAGTGAGGAGCCCAACTCACACCTGGGCCTGATCCAGAGGAAGCCCTCTGAATTAAATAAGAGACCTACCtaccatctttttttaaaattttttaaaagttttcctttttttaaaaaaaaattgtgtatactgtattctgtctgcgtgtatgcctgcagactaaaagagggcaccagatctcattacagatggttgtgagtcaccatgtggttgctgggaattgaactcaggacctctggaagagcagtgttcttaacctttgagccatctctccagccccccacccacCATCTTAACGGAAAACTTCCTTCCCATACTCCATCGGAATGGGGCTAGAGGTAGGAGGTAGGTGCCACTCACCAGCTGGCTGAGAGGGAGACACAGAACCCCGGTAGAATGCAGAGCCATCCCTGGCCACAGCCCACACCTGATAGCAGGCCCCGATGGAGACAGAGGCGAAGGGCTGGTCAGTGCCAACGTGTAGCCAGGAGGAACCCTGGAGATGGAAGGGCAAGGGAGACGGCTCAGGGGCCAGCGGGACCACCTTGGCCTCCTCCTCTGAGGCACCTAAGCCTGCCCAGGAGGTGTCCAGGGTGGTCTGACCTCGCCTAGCTACAGTCTGCCTTGGTCTACTGCTGAGCCCCTGGACCCAGGCCTCTAAAAGGAAAGACGACAGCATGTGCATGTCATCAAGGGTGCTGAGGAGCCATTGTGTCACCCGGACCCTGCTGCCCGCCCCCCTTACtcccaggcctggagagatggcgaCTCTCCATGCCAGCCGTATGCTTGGCACTGCCTGCCTTATTTGGATTACATATGACATCTTCC from the Arvicola amphibius chromosome 10, mArvAmp1.2, whole genome shotgun sequence genome contains:
- the Bhlha15 gene encoding class A basic helix-loop-helix protein 15, which produces MKTKNRPPRRQTSMQDTEATPGEQSPDRPQSGSGGSELTKGLRSRTARAGGPRAEVSRRRQGSGGRRENSIQRRLESNERERQRMHKLNNAFQALREVIPHVRADKKLSKIETLTLAKNYIKSLTATILTMSSSRLPGLEGPGPAPGPKLYQHYHHQQQQQQQQQQQQQQVAGATLGATEDQPQGHLQRYSTQIHSFREGS